One Oncorhynchus mykiss isolate Arlee chromosome 25, USDA_OmykA_1.1, whole genome shotgun sequence genomic window, aaatcagatgtatttataaagcccttccttacatcagctgatatctcaaagtgctgtacagaaaccccaaacagcaggcaatgcaggtgtagaagaccagatctcaatccaagaAAAAGGACATAGCATCAATAAAGTGTATTTGGTTAAATTAATTGATTTTAGGGGAATACGTTCCAATATGGATTCGGACAATGCTTACTTAATTACTTATTTACATGACCAGATTTCCCACCAAAATGAAAAGCTCAGTTTAGCTATTAGCAGGCAAATGATCtactgactctctgcttcctttcctctccttttttcaaacattgttgggcacacTCACATTCTTTCACTGTATCCCTTGCTAACCGTCACCCCATTGCtccaaaacaatgaaaccatctGGTTCAGCTGTCCATGTTTGTCCCCGTTCAGCTTCATGCCACTCCATACCTGCCACTGCCACCAACTGTCATAAATCACCACACCGCTCTGGCACACCTGACCACCACCGGGTGCAGGCAGGCCTCCAGGCAGACTACCGCTCTGGCACACCTGACCACCACCGGGTGCGGGCAGGCCTCCAGGCAGACTACCGCTCTGGCACACCTGACCACCACCGGGTGCAGGCAGGCCTCCAGGCAGACTACCGCTCTGGCACACCTGACCACCACCGGGCACAATCAGACTTCCAGGCAAATCTCCGGGCAGACTACCGGTCTATCATCTGGGCAAACTACCAGGTAGCCACCTCCCTCAGTCCCAgccttacactcttagaaaaaagggttacaaaagggttcttcagctgtccccataggagaaccctatttggttccaggcagaacccttttgggttcgatgtagaaccctctgtagaaagggttctacctggaaccgaaaagggttcttctaatagttctcctatggggacagccgaagtcCCCTTTTTAGAGTGTAGCAGCAACTGATCCATCATCAGGGCACAGGTAATATTACATCACAGGTTATATTACATCACAGGTTATATTACATCACAGGTAAATGACATCACAGGTAATATTACATCACAGGTTATATAACATCACAGGTAATACCTGCTGGAAATGTAATTGTAaacatagagatagacagtttcATCTCTATGACTGTTAGATGTCTGGGTCGACTGGGTTGGTGGGATGGTGTTGTTATTTTGTCTCCATGTAATGCACGAACTTGAGGGAAATTATTTCATTGGAGGAAGACAATAAACTCTATATTCTTTTCATTcattttctattctattcattcaTCATGTATACTGGATTACTGGACGATATTCATTGTCATACTCTAACAGAGAGGCACACATTTCTATACATTTTTGAAAATACAACATTTAATGGTTATAAGCCTAAATTACTTTGATGTCTTTCTGCCGTCCCAAAATGACCGTAATAAAATGAGCTTGTAACATGGCTCCATTCCTTCTGTCTCATGTTTCTATCATATATATGCTGGATTGTTAGGTAGATTATATTAACTGTCGTAATCTACAGAAGACACACGTTTGAAAGATAACAGACAAATGTCCCTTTTCTGGAAGCATGTTTACCAATAATAAACCTCAATCACTGCAGTAAAATGATCTGTTGATTTGTTATAAAGTTGACAGACTGCAGTAAAATGATCTGTTGATTTGTTATGAAGTTAACAAACTGCAGTAAAATGATCTGTTGATTTGTTATGAAGTTAACAAACTGCAGTAAAATGATCTGTTGATTTGTTATAAAGTTAACAGACTGCAGTAAAATGATCTGTTGATTTGTTATGAAGTTAACAAACTGCAGTAAAATGATCTGTTGATTTGTTATGATGCTAACAGACTGCAGTAAAATGATCAGTTGATTTGTTATGATGCTAACAGACTGCAGTAAAATGATCAGTTGATTTGTTATGATGCTAACAGACTGCAGTAAAACGGTCTTGTAACATGTCTGTTGATTTATTATGAAGTTAAAAGCAGCACagcagaaggagagtgagaggacGTTCAGGAGGAATAGACAGCAGCCTCACATACCCAATGCTCCTGTGAAAGTGTTACCCACAAACATACAGAGCAGAGATGGAGTGCCCTCTCCAGAACGGTATGTGATTGTTTGTCTGCTACTACGTCTGGATGTTGTGTCACACAAACTACTTATCATGCAGAGAGAGCACTCTGTTGAGAATTGTTGTGTATAATTTAACCAACCACACATCTTGTGGAATGCGTCTAACCTTTCCAGTAAATGGATGTTGTTTGCTTATTTATCTCAACAAAAGTAtactcctcttcttctttttttcaGGAAACCTGTGATCAGACACAAACCTGTGATCAGACAGCCTCCATCACAGCAGGTTGGGCTGGAACTGTACCCTGTTCcggaggaggatggtcctccagTCTCCAACCAAACCCTCTCCCCTGGGAACTCACGGCCCAGCCAGACCATCTCTCCTTGGGCTCCAGTCTCCAATCACACCCTCTCCCCTGGGAACTCACGGCCCGGCCAGACCATCTCTCCTCGGGCTCCAGTCTCCAATCACACCCTCTCCCCTGGGAACTCACGGCCTAGCCAGACCATCTCTCCTTGGGCTCCAGTCCCCAATCATACCCTCTCCACCGGGAACTCACAaccaatcaggatctcagcagcAGCATGGGACCAGGTCCAACCATTCGTAGGCTCAGCAGAACCTCAGACAGTCCCCACACCTAGAACTGAGGGCgatacaggtgagagagagcatCTAAAAATGCAAGGTACTGCACCTTCAACTACTATTTATTTCTAGAATTCCCTAGATACATTTCAGATATTGTAATGTAGAGTGTAGGGTTGTGGTCAATTCCATTTGAGTTCAGTCAATGCAGGAAGTCCAGTTCTACCCATGTGGTTCAATGTGAATTTGAACTCTTATGAGTGACTCTTAAGACATGTAAACCTCCTCAGGCCCCCTTCCTGGAGCCCCCTCCTGCACCAGGCCGTCTGCTGGCACCATGGATCCAGAGGAGGCCTCATGTCTTCTGGccgagaagagaagagaggcccgtctgaagagagagagagagcaggaggaatgCCTGCGCAgggaagagatagagaggtacGCACAGAGGGCCACCTTACATTTTCCCATCTGTCTTCTACTGACCCAACATTCATCTTCCCAGTAGGAAAAACAACCTGAGTAATCTTTTTGCCTAAAAGACAAAAATCTGGTTGTGAAAAAAGAAGTAGTCTAAAGCAGGGTTTCCAAAAATCGGTCTTGGCCCCCCAGGTCCCCCCCCCAGGTCCCCCCCGCCCAGGTGACCCCCCCCAGGTGACCCCCTCCAGATGCCCCCCCAGGTGCCCCCCACcaggttcccccccccccccccaggttccACCCCAGGTTATCTGGGGGGATTATCTGAATCAGCTGTGTactgctagggcaaaaaccaaaacatgcacccagggGGGACCctgggaccgagtttgggaaaaccTGGTCTAAGGAGCATTTCACATGTTCAGAGGATAGATTCATTTGTATGGTGATGTGCTTGCACATGTTACGTAATGTCATGTCATGTGACATcactggagaggcagagaggagctgGAGAGCAGGAGGGCAGAGGAGCAAGCACGACTCGAGGCTGAGGTCCAGTGGCTGgtagtggagaggagggaggaagaggagcagaggcatgcagaggaggagagagtcatCCGGGCCACACAGGAAGCTGCTCTCCTCCAGAAACAGGTGAGGGATCTGGTCTATTAACACAATTTTAGTAGAAGCCCAACTTCGTCCATTTATGTACGGTATATAACGTTTATATCAGTGTTGATAATGTAGCATCTGGTTCCGTAATGGCTTTGGTTCTCTGTGTCCTGtcccagagagaggaggaggaggcccaGGCCAGGGACAAGgcagagctgcagagagagaagcaCTTCCAGAAGGAGGAGGAACAACGGCAGGAGAGGAAAAAGGTGACAATGGAGGGAAGACGTGAACTCTACGCAGTTATGAGAAACACCAGGGTCGTTATGTGCCATTTTCTTATCATTCTGAAATTCTTCATAGGATATTCT contains:
- the LOC110505847 gene encoding ensconsin isoform X1 — encoded protein: MAVIQKREHRGTPSKKTAPQEDRKGLSTRDTLDKQKKESRAGRRREKGNEDTKPNNSEKRRAVICVPASIKSAVISNNTTSHAAGPQALKVDDRLRLAKERREEHENQLVSRELGWLAREERARRLYEQQLEVRKRRLQEQREKEEKRRTALERREELKKQLVSRELGRLAREERARRLHEQHLEERKRRLQEQREKEERRRTAVEEKRRQRMKEETERYESVVKKTLEKCQRAKQRLSQGSRGRKTNNKSVPRSSPLTAWERALVCRLLTPTCSYLARRRSHSCQSREEEAVHVCPRSASCHSIPATATNCHKSPHRSGTPDHHRVQAGLQADYRSGTPDHHRVRAGLQADYRSGTPDHHRVQAGLQADYRSGTPDHHRAQSDFQANLRADYRSIIWANYQLKAAQQKESERTFRRNRQQPHIPNAPVKVLPTNIQSRDGVPSPERKPVIRHKPVIRQPPSQQVGLELYPVPEEDGPPVSNQTLSPGNSRPSQTISPWAPVSNHTLSPGNSRPGQTISPRAPVSNHTLSPGNSRPSQTISPWAPVPNHTLSTGNSQPIRISAAAWDQVQPFVGSAEPQTVPTPRTEGDTGPLPGAPSCTRPSAGTMDPEEASCLLAEKRREARLKREREQEECLRREEIEREELESRRAEEQARLEAEVQWLVVERREEEEQRHAEEERVIRATQEAALLQKQREEEEAQARDKAELQREKHFQKEEEQRQERKKRLELIMRRTRKTSTEDKKTPVLNGKTNRNPSPEEAQPKNNTEPVKNGNGTIEEVINLGVGTGTKPSNLGLSGVEDNMVPVVAFRERRSLLTLTGMEEIQSHQRAGESSSHPPSAHLYSLCYVDITLES
- the LOC110505847 gene encoding ensconsin isoform X4 encodes the protein MAVIQKREHRGTPSKKTAPQEDRKGLSTRDTLDKQKKESRAGRRREKGNEDTKPNNSEKRRAVICVPASIKSAVISNNTTSHAAGPQALKVDDRLRLAKERREEHENQLVSRELGWLAREERARRLYEQQLEVRKRRLQEQREKEEKRRTALERREELKKQLVSRELGRLAREERARRLHEQHLEERKRRLQEQREKEERRRTAVEEKRRQRMKEETERYESVVKKTLEKCQRAKQRLSQGSRGRKTNNKSVPRSSPLTAWERALVCRLLTPTCSYLARRRSHSCQSREEEAVHVCPRSASCHSIPATATNCHKSPHRSGTPDHHRVQAGLQADYRSGTPDHHRVRAGLQADYRSGTPDHHRVQAGLQADYRSGTPDHHRAQSDFQANLRADYRSIIWANYQLKAAQQKESERTFRRNRQQPHIPNAPVKVLPTNIQSRDGVPSPERKPVIRHKPVIRQPPSQQVGLELYPVPEEDGPPVSNQTLSPGNSRPSQTISPWAPVSNHTLSPGNSRPGQTISPRAPVSNHTLSPGNSRPSQTISPWAPVPNHTLSTGNSQPIRISAAAWDQVQPFVGSAEPQTVPTPRTEGDTGPLPGAPSCTRPSAGTMDPEEASCLLAEKRREARLKREREQEECLRREEIEREELESRRAEEQARLEAEVQWLVVERREEEEQRHAEEERVIRATQEAALLQKQREEEEAQARDKAELQREKHFQKEEEQRQERKKRLELIMRRTRKTSTEDKKTPVLNGKTNRNPSPEEAQPKNNTEPVKNGNGTIEEVINLGVGTGTKPSNLGLSGVEDNMVPVVAFRERRSLLTLTGMEEIQSHQRAEVI
- the LOC110505847 gene encoding ensconsin isoform X5, with product MAVIQKREHRGTPSKKTAPQEDRKGLSTRDTLDKQKKESRAGRRREKGNEDTKPNNSEKRRAVICVPASIKSAVISNNTTSHAAGPQALKVDDRLRLAKERREEHENQLVSRELGWLAREERARRLYEQQLEVRKRRLQEQREKEEKRRTALERREELKKQLVSRELGRLAREERARRLHEQHLEERKRRLQEQREKEERRRTAVEEKRRQRMKEETERYESVVKKTLEKCQRAKQRLSQGSRGRKTNNKSASCHSIPATATNCHKSPHRSGTPDHHRVQAGLQADYRSGTPDHHRVRAGLQADYRSGTPDHHRVQAGLQADYRSGTPDHHRAQSDFQANLRADYRSIIWANYQLKAAQQKESERTFRRNRQQPHIPNAPVKVLPTNIQSRDGVPSPERKPVIRHKPVIRQPPSQQVGLELYPVPEEDGPPVSNQTLSPGNSRPSQTISPWAPVSNHTLSPGNSRPGQTISPRAPVSNHTLSPGNSRPSQTISPWAPVPNHTLSTGNSQPIRISAAAWDQVQPFVGSAEPQTVPTPRTEGDTGPLPGAPSCTRPSAGTMDPEEASCLLAEKRREARLKREREQEECLRREEIEREELESRRAEEQARLEAEVQWLVVERREEEEQRHAEEERVIRATQEAALLQKQREEEEAQARDKAELQREKHFQKEEEQRQERKKRLELIMRRTRKTSTEDKKTPVLNGKTNRNPSPEEAQPKNNTEPVKNGNGTIEEVINLGVGTGTKPSNLGLSGVEDNMVPVVAFRERRSLLTLTGMEEIQSHQRAGESSSHPPSAHLYSLCYVDITLES
- the LOC110505847 gene encoding ensconsin isoform X2, encoding MAVIQKREHRGTPSKKTAPQEDRKGLSTRDTLDKQKKESRAGRRREKGNEDTKPNNSEKRRAVICVPASIKSAVISNNTTSHAAGPQALKVDDRLRLAKERREEHENQLVSRELGWLAREERARRLYEQQLEVRKRRLQEQREKEEKRRTALERREELKKQLVSRELGRLAREERARRLHEQHLEERKRRLQEQREKEERRRTAVEEKRRQRMKEETERYESVVKKTLEKCQRAKQRLSQGSRGRKTNNKSVPRSSPLTAWERALVCRLLTPTCSYLARRRSHSCQSREEEASCHSIPATATNCHKSPHRSGTPDHHRVQAGLQADYRSGTPDHHRVRAGLQADYRSGTPDHHRVQAGLQADYRSGTPDHHRAQSDFQANLRADYRSIIWANYQLKAAQQKESERTFRRNRQQPHIPNAPVKVLPTNIQSRDGVPSPERKPVIRHKPVIRQPPSQQVGLELYPVPEEDGPPVSNQTLSPGNSRPSQTISPWAPVSNHTLSPGNSRPGQTISPRAPVSNHTLSPGNSRPSQTISPWAPVPNHTLSTGNSQPIRISAAAWDQVQPFVGSAEPQTVPTPRTEGDTGPLPGAPSCTRPSAGTMDPEEASCLLAEKRREARLKREREQEECLRREEIEREELESRRAEEQARLEAEVQWLVVERREEEEQRHAEEERVIRATQEAALLQKQREEEEAQARDKAELQREKHFQKEEEQRQERKKRLELIMRRTRKTSTEDKKTPVLNGKTNRNPSPEEAQPKNNTEPVKNGNGTIEEVINLGVGTGTKPSNLGLSGVEDNMVPVVAFRERRSLLTLTGMEEIQSHQRAGESSSHPPSAHLYSLCYVDITLES